DNA from Acidobacteriota bacterium:
CCACCAGCGTGGTGGGGTGCAGCATGGCTAGAACGGTCATGATTCAGACTCCAGGAGGAAGGGCGGATTCGGGATGTAGTAACGACTCCAGGATCGCCGGCGCGCCTCGGAATGCAAGGAGACTCTCTTCAGGTGTGTTCCGCATCGCCGCTGGCTTCCGGCGTCGTCATCGGCGAGCGCCGGAGGCGGCCTCCGAGCCAGGCGACGGGACCGGAGAGGGTGTAGAAGAAGCCGATGGCGAGGAAGAAGGCCGGCGGATAGTACACCAGGGTCAGCAGGATGGCTGCCAGGGGGATCAGGCCGCGGTAGCTCCAGCGCCGCCGCAGGTCGAACTTTTTGAAGCTGTGGTAGCGAAAGGTGGAGACCATGAGGATGCCGATGGTGACGAAGGCGAGCATCATGGCGCCTTCGAGGGATAGGGACCAGGTCTTCTCCAGGACTTTGGGATCCGGGGCGAAGAAGAGGACCGAGCTGATGGCACAGGCCGCCGCCGGCGCCGGCAGGCCGACGAAATAGCGGGAATCGTAGTCGGTGGTGGTTTGAACGTTGAACCGGGCCAGCCGGGTAGCGGTACAGACGACGTAGAAGAGGGGGATCAGCCAGCCCAGGCGGTCCCACTGATCCAATCCCCACAGGAACCCCAGGAGTCCCGGCGCCATGCCGAAGGTGAGCACGTCGGCGAGGGAGTCGTATTCCCGGCCGAACTCCGATTCGGTGCCCGAGAGGCGGGCGATGCGGCCGTCCAGCGTGTCGATGATGGCGGCCACGAAGATCATCACCGCGGCGCGCTGGAAATTGCCGTTGAGCCCCAGCACCACGGCGTAGAAGCCGAGGAGCATGTTGCCGATGGTGAAGGCCGATGGCAGGAGATAAGTGCCCTGGCGCAGCCGTCGCCGAACTTTCCCCTGGGCCTTCCCTTGGTCCCCTCCCTGACTGTTCCCCTGCGGCTTGCTCACCGTGGGGCCTCGGCGCCTTTGGCGGCATCTTCTGCGGCATCGGCCTGGGTCGGCGGCAAGGCCATCACCGTCAGCCCGGAGCGCACTGTGTCACCGGGGGAGACCTGGATGCGATAGCCCTCCGGCAGCAGCAGGTCCACCCGCGAGCCGAATTTGATCAGCCCCAGGGGGGCACCGCGCTCGACCTTCATTCCCGGCTGCAGGTAGCAGACGATGCGCCGGGCCACCAGGCCGACCATCTGGCGCACGCCGAAGAGCTCGCCGCCGGCGGTGCGCAGGACGGTGAGGTGGCGCTCGTTGACGCTGTCGATGTCGCCGCGGAAGGCCGCCCGTTTGGCACCGGCGGTGAGGCGGGAGCTGACCACCTCGCTGGATACCGGCACGGTCTGGGTGTGGACGTTGAACACCGAGAGGAAGGTGATGATGCGCTGATAGCGGCGGTCTTCCATCTCCGGCTCGGTGATGGTGTCGATCTTGAGCACCCGGCCGTCCGCCGGTGCCAGCACCGCTTCCGCCGCGCCGGAGAAGCGGCGCACCGGGTCGCGGAAGAAGAGCAGCAAGAGCACTGC
Protein-coding regions in this window:
- the pssA gene encoding CDP-diacylglycerol--serine O-phosphatidyltransferase, whose protein sequence is MSKPQGNSQGGDQGKAQGKVRRRLRQGTYLLPSAFTIGNMLLGFYAVVLGLNGNFQRAAVMIFVAAIIDTLDGRIARLSGTESEFGREYDSLADVLTFGMAPGLLGFLWGLDQWDRLGWLIPLFYVVCTATRLARFNVQTTTDYDSRYFVGLPAPAAACAISSVLFFAPDPKVLEKTWSLSLEGAMMLAFVTIGILMVSTFRYHSFKKFDLRRRWSYRGLIPLAAILLTLVYYPPAFFLAIGFFYTLSGPVAWLGGRLRRSPMTTPEASGDAEHT
- a CDS encoding phosphatidylserine decarboxylase — its product is MRFAREAWPFVLPFVILATLLLWLGHNLWAVLSMILAVLLLLFFRDPVRRFSGAAEAVLAPADGRVLKIDTITEPEMEDRRYQRIITFLSVFNVHTQTVPVSSEVVSSRLTAGAKRAAFRGDIDSVNERHLTVLRTAGGELFGVRQMVGLVARRIVCYLQPGMKVERGAPLGLIKFGSRVDLLLPEGYRIQVSPGDTVRSGLTVMALPPTQADAAEDAAKGAEAPR